In one Komagataeibacter sp. FNDCR2 genomic region, the following are encoded:
- a CDS encoding glycosyltransferase produces MLVLPLSILTLVIWLGLIFCHGRFWQAGPILRPVRGAQLAAAGNRPEMCLPEVCVVVPARDEAASIARCVGSLLAQDYPGELHVIVVDDNSTDGTGRLARSVPDPRRRLTVVTGKSRPPGWSGKLWAVSQGVARARELMPDSSGFVLLTDADITHDPRHVSTLVAKAEADHLDQVSEMVELNCASPAERMLVPAFVFFFTLLYPFASVNNPRSRVAGAAGGTVLVRWAALARIGGIESLRGALIDDCTLAAHIKHSGGAIYLGHSCLARSIRPYPDPADIWRMVARTAYVQLDYSPMMLVGTIIGMILLWIVPMQLALFGHGLPCLLGAGAWIMSMASYTPTLRRFRQSPAWAMLLPAIAGFYMLATIGSAVDHHRGRGVVWKSRAYTEPDGAISTSMRGEGNATVMNRTMGDDVG; encoded by the coding sequence ATGCTCGTGCTCCCCCTTTCCATCCTGACCCTTGTCATCTGGCTGGGGCTGATCTTCTGCCATGGCCGCTTCTGGCAGGCGGGGCCCATCCTGCGCCCGGTGCGCGGCGCGCAGCTTGCCGCCGCCGGGAACCGCCCCGAAATGTGCCTGCCCGAGGTGTGCGTGGTGGTGCCCGCGCGTGATGAGGCGGCCTCCATCGCGCGGTGTGTCGGTTCCCTGCTGGCCCAGGATTACCCCGGTGAGCTGCATGTCATCGTGGTCGATGACAACAGCACCGACGGCACCGGCAGGCTGGCGCGCTCCGTGCCGGATCCGCGCAGGCGGCTGACGGTGGTGACGGGCAAGTCCCGCCCGCCGGGATGGAGCGGCAAGCTGTGGGCGGTGTCGCAGGGGGTGGCGCGGGCGCGTGAACTCATGCCCGATTCCAGCGGCTTCGTGCTGCTGACCGATGCCGACATCACCCACGACCCGCGCCATGTCTCGACACTGGTGGCCAAGGCGGAGGCCGACCATCTCGACCAGGTGTCCGAAATGGTGGAGCTGAACTGCGCCAGCCCCGCCGAGCGCATGCTGGTCCCGGCTTTCGTGTTCTTCTTCACGCTGCTCTATCCCTTCGCCAGCGTGAACAATCCGCGCAGCCGGGTCGCGGGGGCGGCGGGCGGCACGGTGCTGGTGCGCTGGGCCGCGCTCGCGCGCATCGGCGGGATCGAGAGCCTGCGCGGCGCGCTGATCGATGACTGCACGCTGGCGGCCCATATCAAGCACAGCGGCGGCGCGATCTATCTGGGCCATAGCTGCCTGGCCCGCTCGATCCGCCCCTATCCCGACCCGGCGGATATCTGGCGCATGGTGGCGCGCACGGCCTATGTGCAGCTCGACTATTCGCCGATGATGCTGGTGGGCACCATCATCGGCATGATCCTGCTGTGGATCGTTCCCATGCAGCTTGCCCTGTTCGGCCACGGGCTGCCCTGCCTGCTGGGGGCGGGCGCGTGGATCATGTCCATGGCGTCGTACACCCCCACGCTGCGCCGCTTCAGACAGTCACCCGCATGGGCGATGTTGCTGCCGGCCATCGCCGGGTTCTATATGCTGGCGACAATCGGTTCGGCGGTGGACCACCACCGGGGCCGGGGCGTGGTGTGGAAAAGCCGCGCCTATACCGAGCCTGACGGCGCGATCTCGACCTCCATGCGGGGCGAGGGCAACGCCACCGTAATGAACCGCACCATGGGAGACGACGTAGGGTGA
- the hpnC gene encoding squalene synthase HpnC, producing MNTDERAVWGNADVSSGKDAGDENFPVGSLLISRRLRPHVHAYYDFARVIDDIVDTDRLDPQAKIARLNAMEDVVLGRRDAPPRRDAQTAVRVGRTLAQTGVSTSTATDLIVAFRQDAVKNRYDSWEELAEYCRYSANPVGRFLLELHGEDPRTFGPSDALCTALQVLNHLQDCADDLRNLDRCYLPRPWLEREGVRVDDLRGAATVPGLRRVFDALLDQVDRLNREAARLPGLIRDRRMRMEAAVIVGLSRRLAARLRVQDPLAQRVKLSRPDVLRALAGALRTLL from the coding sequence GTGAACACTGATGAGCGGGCCGTGTGGGGAAACGCGGATGTCTCGTCCGGCAAGGACGCCGGCGATGAGAATTTTCCGGTAGGCTCCCTGCTGATCAGCCGCAGGCTGCGTCCGCACGTACATGCCTATTACGATTTCGCGCGCGTGATCGATGATATCGTCGATACCGACCGCCTGGACCCGCAGGCCAAGATCGCGCGCCTCAACGCCATGGAAGACGTGGTGCTGGGCCGCCGCGACGCCCCCCCACGGCGCGACGCGCAGACGGCAGTGCGCGTGGGCCGCACGCTGGCGCAGACCGGCGTTTCCACCTCCACCGCCACGGACCTGATCGTGGCGTTCCGGCAGGACGCGGTGAAGAACCGGTATGATTCGTGGGAGGAGCTGGCCGAATACTGCCGCTATTCCGCCAACCCCGTGGGGCGGTTCCTGCTGGAGCTGCATGGCGAGGATCCGCGCACCTTCGGCCCGTCCGATGCGCTGTGCACCGCGTTGCAGGTCCTGAACCACCTGCAGGACTGCGCCGATGACCTGCGCAATCTCGACCGCTGCTACCTGCCGCGCCCGTGGCTGGAGCGTGAGGGCGTGCGGGTGGACGACCTGCGCGGGGCCGCCACCGTGCCGGGCCTGCGCCGGGTGTTCGACGCGCTGCTCGACCAGGTGGACAGGCTCAACCGGGAGGCCGCCCGCCTGCCCGGCCTGATCCGCGACCGGCGCATGCGCATGGAGGCGGCGGTGATCGTCGGGCTTTCGCGCAGGCTGGCGGCCCGGCTGCGCGTGCAGGATCCGCTGGCGCAGCGCGTCAAGCTGTCCCGCCCCGATGTGCTGCGCGCCCTTGCCGGTGCGCTGCGCACGCTGCTCTAG
- the hpnD gene encoding presqualene diphosphate synthase HpnD — protein MGFLRARHDEAPVLGCDPADLAAVERVVVRSGTSFGKGMRILPPERRYGMYAVYAFCRLVDDVADDAGEADDKCRRLEEWRARIARLYAGEARDGIDRVLMATIRRFDLRREDFAAVIDGMEMDARGPVVAPDEATFDLYCDRVASAVGRLSVRVFGDSSADADQVAYHLGRALQITNILRDVAEDARLGRLYLPRELLARFDIPPEPDAVVRAPGLEQVGRILAGRAHDHFRAAAAAMARCDRTAMRPARLMGATYAAILGAQERQGWGTPERRVSLSRPRKVLIALRALVG, from the coding sequence ATGGGTTTTTTGCGCGCGCGGCATGATGAGGCCCCGGTACTGGGCTGCGATCCCGCCGATCTGGCGGCGGTCGAACGGGTGGTGGTGCGTTCGGGCACCTCCTTTGGCAAGGGCATGCGCATCCTGCCGCCCGAGCGGCGGTATGGCATGTACGCGGTCTATGCCTTCTGCCGCCTGGTCGATGACGTGGCCGATGACGCGGGCGAGGCGGACGACAAATGCCGCAGGCTGGAGGAATGGCGCGCGCGCATCGCCCGGCTTTACGCCGGTGAGGCGCGTGACGGCATCGACCGCGTGCTGATGGCCACCATCCGCCGCTTCGACCTGCGGCGCGAGGATTTCGCCGCCGTGATCGACGGGATGGAAATGGACGCGCGCGGCCCCGTCGTCGCGCCGGACGAGGCGACGTTCGACCTGTACTGCGACCGCGTGGCCTCAGCGGTGGGGCGTCTGTCCGTGCGGGTGTTCGGTGATTCGTCGGCCGATGCGGACCAGGTCGCCTACCATCTGGGCCGTGCGTTGCAGATCACCAACATCCTGCGCGACGTGGCGGAGGACGCGCGGCTTGGCCGCCTGTACCTGCCGCGCGAACTGCTGGCGCGTTTTGACATCCCGCCCGAGCCCGATGCCGTGGTGCGCGCGCCCGGGCTGGAGCAGGTGGGGCGCATCCTTGCCGGTCGCGCGCATGACCATTTCCGCGCCGCCGCCGCCGCCATGGCCCGGTGCGACCGCACGGCCATGCGCCCGGCGCGCCTCATGGGGGCTACCTACGCCGCCATCCTCGGCGCGCAGGAACGCCAGGGATGGGGAACACCGGAACGGCGCGTCTCGCTTTCGCGCCCGCGCAAGGTGCTGATCGCCCTGCGCGCGCTGGTGGGCTGA
- the hpnE gene encoding hydroxysqualene dehydroxylase HpnE produces MSGHVHIVGGGLAGLSAAVELAGGSERVTVYEAGPACGGRARSYLDRHLGCRIDNGNHLLLSGNPAVYRYLGLIGARDTLVGPSRPVFPFVDLAERLRWTLDLSRGRVPLWVLSRRRRVPGMRLGELRGLLALMDATPDMVVADCLQPGTLARRLLEPFAISVLNTMPDTGSAALLGAVVKESLARGGRNCLPRFPARGLSESFVDPALDHLSVLKAEVLHTSRVSAVEMDDGLVTALRLGAARIAIGPRDTVIMAVPAPVAASLLAAELPGFSAPDAFESILNVHFVLPEAPRLTGGLAQARFIGVVGGVSEWVFVKDRILSVTVSAANRYDTRDQDELAAIIWNEVRAAIDPAATAPLPVAMPPLRIVREKRATFAATPAQDRLRPATRTMAANLLLAGDWTATGLPATIEGAIRSGHAAAQAVHARRGLPGRPE; encoded by the coding sequence ATGTCCGGGCATGTCCATATCGTGGGGGGCGGGCTGGCGGGACTTTCCGCCGCCGTGGAGCTGGCTGGCGGCTCCGAGCGTGTCACGGTCTATGAGGCCGGGCCGGCCTGTGGCGGGCGGGCGCGTTCGTATCTCGACCGGCATCTGGGCTGCCGCATCGACAATGGCAACCACCTGCTGCTGTCGGGCAACCCGGCGGTGTACCGCTATCTGGGCCTGATCGGCGCGCGCGATACGCTGGTCGGGCCCAGCCGCCCGGTCTTCCCGTTCGTGGATCTGGCCGAGCGGCTGCGCTGGACGCTGGACCTGTCGCGCGGGCGGGTGCCGCTGTGGGTGCTCTCGCGCCGCAGGCGCGTGCCCGGCATGCGGCTGGGGGAACTGCGCGGGCTGCTCGCACTCATGGACGCGACACCGGACATGGTGGTGGCGGACTGCCTGCAACCCGGCACCCTCGCGCGCCGGCTGCTCGAACCCTTCGCCATTTCCGTACTCAACACCATGCCCGATACCGGCAGCGCCGCCCTGCTGGGCGCGGTGGTGAAGGAAAGCCTGGCGCGCGGTGGCCGCAACTGCCTGCCGCGCTTTCCCGCCCGCGGCCTGTCCGAAAGTTTCGTGGACCCGGCCCTCGATCACCTGTCGGTGCTGAAGGCGGAGGTCCTGCATACAAGCCGGGTCAGCGCCGTGGAAATGGATGATGGCCTCGTCACGGCCCTGCGGCTGGGCGCGGCACGCATTGCCATCGGCCCGCGCGATACGGTCATCATGGCCGTCCCGGCCCCGGTCGCGGCCAGCCTGCTGGCGGCGGAGCTGCCCGGTTTCAGCGCGCCCGATGCGTTCGAATCCATCCTGAACGTGCATTTCGTGCTGCCGGAGGCCCCGCGCCTGACGGGCGGGCTGGCGCAGGCGCGCTTTATCGGCGTGGTGGGCGGCGTGAGCGAGTGGGTGTTCGTCAAGGACCGGATCCTGTCGGTCACGGTCAGCGCCGCCAACCGCTACGACACGCGCGATCAGGATGAACTGGCCGCCATCATCTGGAACGAGGTGCGCGCCGCGATCGACCCCGCCGCCACGGCCCCGCTGCCCGTGGCCATGCCGCCGCTGCGCATCGTGCGTGAAAAGCGCGCGACCTTCGCCGCAACGCCTGCGCAGGACCGCCTGCGCCCCGCCACGCGGACCATGGCGGCCAACCTGCTGCTGGCGGGAGACTGGACGGCAACGGGATTGCCCGCCACAATCGAGGGCGCGATCCGGTCAGGCCATGCTGCGGCGCAGGCCGTCCATGCCCGCAGGGGCCTGCCGGGCCGACCGGAATGA